One genomic segment of Eikenella corrodens includes these proteins:
- a CDS encoding MFS transporter, protein MSRAPRTALLPAEWRASASLSGVYALRMLGMFLVLPVLALYAKELPGSTPGSGGLAIAVYGLTQALFQLPLGMLSDKLGRKKVIYLGLVVFALGSFIAAAADSVTWLLIGRAIQGAGAVSAAVTALLADLTREEVRTRAMASVGLTIGLTFAVSMVVSPLLTRYINVSGLFALTGALCVLAIGVVAWITPNPQRGKFHEDTEMQTSRISEVLRNKRLMQLNFGIFALQAVMMAIFASLPIVMRGLGLPKEQHWQLYLPAVLLGLLLMVPAIVVGETRNKLKQVFVAGIALIAAALCGIYAGQASLLAIGISLVVYFVGFNILEASLPSIVSKVAPTDLKGTAMGMYNTAQSIGVFVGGAAGGRLFEHFGLIGVFAFSMVLTLAWLLMAAAAPAPAAVRNLALSISPIWQGCEERLLVVLQQFEGVEAASLSADRSTVYIKARQQGFDEAAAKQIILGGNHVE, encoded by the coding sequence ATGTCTCGAGCTCCCCGCACAGCCTTATTACCCGCAGAATGGCGTGCCAGCGCATCGCTTTCCGGCGTGTATGCGCTGCGTATGTTGGGCATGTTTTTGGTGTTGCCCGTGTTAGCGCTGTATGCCAAAGAGCTGCCGGGCAGCACGCCTGGGTCGGGCGGCTTAGCGATTGCGGTGTATGGCTTGACGCAGGCGCTGTTTCAGTTGCCGCTCGGTATGCTTTCCGACAAGCTGGGGCGCAAAAAGGTAATTTACCTCGGCCTGGTGGTGTTTGCTTTGGGCAGTTTTATTGCCGCTGCGGCAGATAGCGTTACCTGGCTGCTCATCGGCCGGGCGATTCAGGGTGCCGGTGCAGTGAGTGCGGCAGTTACCGCGCTTTTGGCGGACTTAACGCGTGAAGAAGTGCGCACCCGTGCCATGGCTTCGGTGGGGCTTACCATCGGCCTCACTTTTGCTGTCAGTATGGTGGTTTCGCCACTGCTTACCCGCTATATCAATGTTTCCGGCCTATTTGCGCTCACCGGCGCGTTGTGTGTGCTGGCTATAGGTGTGGTGGCTTGGATTACGCCCAATCCGCAGCGAGGGAAGTTCCACGAAGATACGGAAATGCAAACTTCGCGGATCAGCGAGGTGTTGCGTAATAAACGCTTGATGCAGCTTAATTTCGGTATTTTCGCCTTGCAGGCGGTGATGATGGCGATTTTTGCCAGCCTGCCGATTGTGATGCGCGGCCTGGGGCTGCCCAAAGAGCAGCATTGGCAGCTTTATCTGCCGGCGGTATTGCTGGGATTGCTGTTGATGGTGCCGGCGATTGTGGTGGGCGAAACGCGCAATAAGCTTAAGCAAGTGTTTGTTGCTGGTATCGCGTTGATTGCGGCGGCTTTATGCGGTATTTATGCCGGCCAGGCTTCGCTTTTGGCCATCGGCATATCGCTGGTGGTGTATTTTGTCGGGTTCAATATTTTGGAAGCCAGCCTGCCGTCTATCGTGTCGAAAGTGGCGCCGACGGATTTAAAAGGCACCGCCATGGGCATGTATAACACGGCGCAATCCATCGGCGTGTTTGTGGGTGGCGCGGCCGGCGGGCGTTTGTTTGAACATTTCGGCTTGATCGGCGTGTTTGCCTTTTCTATGGTGCTTACGCTGGCCTGGTTGCTGATGGCCGCAGCGGCGCCCGCACCGGCTGCCGTACGCAATTTAGCACTGAGCATCTCGCCCATATGGCAGGGTTGCGAAGAGCGGCTCTTAGTCGTGTTGCAGCAGTTTGAAGGCGTGGAGGCAGCCAGCCTCAGCGCTGACCGTTCAACCGTTTATATCAAGGCGCGGCAGCAGGGTTTCGATGAAGCTGCAGCCAAACAGATTATTTTAGGAGGAAATCATGTTGAATAA
- a CDS encoding single-stranded DNA-binding protein — protein MMLNKVILIGNLGRDPEVRYLPSGDAVANFSIATSENWKDRNGQRQERTEWHNISMFGRLAEIAGQYLKKGSKVYIEGRIQSRKYTGKDGIERTAYDIVANEMKMLDGRNSGSSPYEGSDQYAAAPSSPRQQSAQSYNEPAYAAEPPAPPRRQAVAPAPAPIDDIDDDIPF, from the coding sequence ATCATGTTGAATAAAGTGATACTTATCGGCAACTTGGGGCGTGATCCCGAAGTGCGCTACCTGCCCAGCGGCGATGCTGTAGCCAATTTTTCTATTGCCACCAGCGAAAACTGGAAAGACCGCAACGGGCAGCGCCAGGAGCGTACCGAATGGCACAACATCAGTATGTTCGGCCGCTTGGCAGAAATTGCCGGCCAATATCTGAAAAAAGGCAGCAAGGTATATATTGAAGGCCGCATCCAAAGCCGCAAATACACCGGCAAAGACGGCATCGAGCGCACCGCCTACGACATCGTGGCCAACGAAATGAAAATGCTTGATGGGCGTAACAGCGGAAGCAGCCCCTACGAAGGCAGCGACCAATACGCAGCCGCACCCAGCAGCCCGCGTCAGCAATCCGCCCAAAGCTATAATGAACCGGCTTACGCTGCCGAGCCACCCGCTCCGCCTCGTCGCCAAGCTGTCGCACCTGCCCCGGCACCGATTGACGATATCGATGACGATATTCCCTTCTGA